TATGTTAGCTTTACTGTATCTCTTAAGGTCATATACCTAACACCTTTTTAGAATATGAATGCAGACTACCGCATAGTCTAGATTCTGGtgcaatattttattccacGAATTGCTATTTGCTAAAAACGCCAAAAAATTTAAGCTCGAAAGTTGTAAACAACTGTAACATAGTCTATAGTGACTTACGAATAAGAGGATTTAAGTTTGATCTGCAGTGTAATaacacagaataataactagtagctGACTATACTAACATAgtgttatattatctgtgttgtattttttgtgcTGTTACTGTGCTTTTACATGCTAATGCACACTAGTAAAGCATATAATCTAAGTAGGTGCATGATTTGGTCCAGGCACATAGGCTCTAAAATTAATCGAAATTAGGACATTGTTCCCATTTCACGTGGGtcagtttataatatgtaagtacatatataaataaacagttaaaCTTTaaccttataaaatattaatgaaataaacgtCACTTCCAAAACTACATCGATAACcgtatctttaatttaaacaaaggGCGCCTTATCTGCAaggacattaattattattgtacattTGTACACTAATGCGGACACTAACTTGGTTTAATTTTTAGGCATTTTAACCGACTTCCAAAAATTAGGTTATCAATTTGAcacgcatttattatataattatatatacctaaCCCAATATTATCCTAAGTCaccataaaaattataagtattcGCGTTATCTATTTTGGGCTTTCACAAGGTGATTTCTGCGAATCAGTTAATCGGTTggttctgttttttttttgttgcatTTAGAATTCCAAGAAAAATAGTGCAAATTTCCCAAAATTGATGATatgtcgataaaaaaaaatgatttttttttaatttataaatataaattaaactggCACGAAAAGGTTTTGTAAGTATGTATTGAAAAGCTAGCTCATCCAGGTAAGAATAGTAAGGACCCGAACAGCGTGGTGGAAATTAACAACAAAGATACTTTTGTACAGAATGAGTATTTGTGGCGGGTTTATAATAAGCTATTGAATGTTtacctttattataataaccatACGAAGGGTATTGTTCTCgtaataactaaaataacaaatgaatACTTCACTTACTGAACGGTTATGTGCAGTCCGCTTGAATaccaatattattgtatatccTATATTGTTTTAACAATGCACACTAAATTGAGTTTACATAGAAACGTATTTTAACTTCCctgaatattaattgtatgcAGTGTAgtgttttgttaaatattttattattcgtaattttttttttctatatttgtaACTAGGTCAATGATTGATAAAAACGGCTTAATAGGAAATATGGTTTTGGGTACCATTTTTTTCCttgaatcaattttaaatgtttaatgttttgcTCTATTAAATTGCACTTATTTTGAACGAGATCcgcataaataatatttatgatggTGAGGATTATCCTTACAACCGCTGTCGCATAAATCTTTGACATTGTCACATTTTCAGAACATTTTTGTTATAGGTAACTTTTTCTTTGCGAAAGTTGTTTCCTGTTGGAAAGGAAaactaaatacattaatacaataacataaatatctaCAATAAGTTTGAAGGTTATGCAagcttaatatattttagtttcgtGCATATACCAAATAATATACGTTTATAGCCATAATATATTCGCACAGCCACAGTTGTATTCTTCGAGATATTAAAGCTATTTGTAAGTAGTTTGACTACTGTATTCATAAAGTATAGGTATCTAATAGATCTATCATctaagtacatataaaatataccagGGTGCTTGCTAGTATAcaaatttataagtttattatgtGTATGGTAATAAAATACGTCAATTAATGTAATTAGTTCAGCGGTAATGAGACACTTGAGGTCGACGCGCTAATTGAAAGGCTCGTAATAATGTGGTTATGACTTTTTGATTTCATCTAATCGAAtggatatgtttttttttttattttagtaattatcTGCTCGTCTAGCCTGCGTCTATCAACTTAGGTGAATTGCCGTTTGATAAGCTATCGgtggaaaatatttaatcaaaatcgatCTAGCTTTGTATTACAACAATTTATGTGCCGGCTGtacgaataaatattgatgttGTGCCAAAAATTAGTTGACGATGATTTTCAGTTCGGTAAGTTTGTTCATTGTTACCATGGCAACGTACATTCACACGGCCTAGGTAATCGGTCGTGTCAGTTTTGTACAAAATCTGGAAAAAAGGAcaagatttataaattaccaATCAAATGATGAACGCGTTGTCTATAATTTAGTGACATATTTTATCGTAATTATCTATTGGAAGTATAGGTGCTTCAGTGTGCatacttttttaaactctAGGAGAAAACAACTGAACATAGtttaataattagttttatcataaaggaaattatactttttatcgCCAGATGAGTGGTGTTTAACTGCTAAGAGTATACTTAATTGAtaggacgataaaaacccatggagggttgtcgcgtaaaagccacaggacagttctttggcatattatgtatttagatataagttacatattatgtaatatcgacatgattttaaaagagcaactatggagtttcttgccggttctcctccatagatactgctttccgaatcggtggtaaatgttaaaaataattttgtaatgacgattcgaaagtgctactaaatagtagtctaattgaataaatgaatgtttgagtttgagtttgatgaTTGAATATAATCTGTATCTTCATAATAACAGTCAAATTCCTATACAAAACTGGTACTTGATAGTTGCAAAAGTACTTCCCACAACTAACCTTCAAACCGCATATTCTATCGTAACTAAGTACAACCcatgaaacatattttataaagcgaTACATTCACAGGCTTTCAATAGAAaaactatttacataattttattgctCTCATTTATGGGCGAATACACTCAAgggtaataatttttatctcgTGAATAGCGTTTAATGCGAACAGATACTCGtacatactttattatttacgacCGAATGTAAATCATTGGAGGGAAGTcgatttattttctctttgaCCTTCGCCTTGGCTTCTACAGTTCAACACGTTGAGGAGATTTGATTTGTGCTGTCTATAAATATTTGCGTAACGGAGCATTTACACCGagcgaacatagagctagagaattctttcgtgatcttttagtgtaaacgaaaacttaTATTCAGCGTTGTTCAGTATTGaaaagaacaacgaaagaatgctctatgccagtttacactaaaagaatttCACATAGTGGCTACATGGGTTAGAATAAGCATTCGCTTGATTGATCTTAATCACTAAATGCACCATAAGATGTAATCATGTTCGTGTTCATACGTTTTGTAAAAATGACATGTAGATATGCAGAGATAAGCGCATCAGGGACGAAACTGTTTGTTGTTGAGACAAGATGTGTGAAGTGTGTGTGCGATTAAGGGGAAATAGACGTGTCTATATAAAGTGAgattacttattaatattatatatgcataattttctgtccatggatgtttatttttaaactcaaactcaaacatttatttattcaattggactacttttagtagcactttcgaatcgtcattacataattatttttaacatttaccatttTACTATAGAAAAACGTATGTAGGTAGTGATTGCCTGTCTGAAAGTGAAGTGTTTGCTTTTATCTCATCAGTGAATAAATACATAGATTATAATGAcgcaataaaaagttttttctGAATGGTGTACGTCAATTTTGGTACCTTTTGCGTCAATGCAATAATTCATTACCATgcagataaaataaacaactattACGAGAATATGATATTTTGTTAGGAAATTCTATAGAATCGCAGCGGTTTTCCTCGTTATTCGGAATTGAATGTTTTCGcgtatctataatattatgacctTACAATGACATGGCCATGGCACTTGGTATGATGAACATCTGCCGAAGTCTTAAAGACTTAAACTTAAATCCCTGAAtagattacaatttttaatgaaaagatactatttttttttgtagttttgtTTAATCACAATTGCTAACAAGGACTAGTAGCAATAGAAAGCtcagtaacataatatgattgaGATTGACACAGGTGAGGGTCGTGCCCGATTAAAGCTAAGCAAGTCAGTTGTAAGCGGCTTGTTAAACCAATTACGGGTCAATTACAAACGAATGCATGTTTGTATGCAAATAGATGTGTGTACAGTGTGGGTGGTCTATTGTTTTCCTGCAAGTCTATAGAATATGTTGGTACAAGGGCTTTGGACGGCGTAATCTACCATGCCGATGATGTTTGAGTTCGTACATGTCATATTTTActgttgtaatattttttagaaatacGCGTTGTATCATGATTTTTCCTTTACCAAAGGGATCAGTCAATAAagtgaagatttttttttaatgtaaggCATAACATGctcataataattgataatgcGATCATGGGACTGAACATGAGTCGCCGCCTCATGAtcgaataattttttaaatttgttttatgatTCCAATTATAGTCTAGTATATCATCCTGTAAAAAACAGTAAGTTTAGTAAACACTATTGTCCCCATTACCAAATTTCCACTACGACGGCTTTTCCCTCACCCAACACTAATGAAAATCAATGAGGTTAGTCACTGACCTAATAAGGTACTTACTAAAGTATTCCCATAGGGCCACAAAATGGCatgttttatgtttctttAGAAACAAGGAAACTGTGACTAATAGTTActagatttattttgtgtttacgTACGTACTATAATTTTAACGTTATCCTGCTCCTTACGTGCCATCAGACATacaaagtatattattttcatacaggAAAAATATTAGGAAAATGACTAAATCGTTAGCAAAAACTTATTATGTAACAATCTTAACCTGAATATGTATGTCCCAGTTCTTAAAAAGTATGCACAGAATAAcacatttttcatatatttgaaTCTAGGGGCATTGAAAGAGGAATATTATATAGCTTGTTTACCTACCTATGAAATAAGTTATTCAATACGTCTACCTCATTATATGCATGCATATTTATTATGACTAAAGCAAGCGTGGCTAAAAAGGCTATCTCCATCACGAAATACACCGCGAATATTAAGTGTTGGCACTAATTACACTAAATGTATGGTGTTGGTGCATTAGTGTGCGTCTTGCATAGCAAACACATCCCGATAATAAGTGAATTGTGCATCGCAAAATGGGTGTGGTGGACCGCACCACGTGGGCATATACTCATTAATTGATTTTGCGTGTAAAAGCTATAACTGAATTTCAAACAAGCGATGGTTTATAATTCTGCGTGAGCGTTAGATCTTGAGGGATGTTAGTtggtaatttatattatgtaggtacccattattttattgatttttaatgcatattataaaggcgTACTATCATGTGCGGAATGAAATATGATCAATAAGTCATCATCAATTATGTCCTGTTATGAGTATGtacttgtttgtctgtttgtaatTAGGACTTAGGTAGGtttcctttaattttttatttattttaatacaataataatagaaaaatccATGTGCacttttctttaataaattgtttataaacaatagTATAAATgcgtgaaatgtttaaaaattattttatactattccttttaaatataaacaaatataggACAAAATAATGATATATTCAGAAATGTAACACGTCATTAAGTTCCTGTAAATTGTAATCCCATTGGGGTCAATTATCTTTCGTAATATACGTGCAGATATCACGTGTCGCGCCTCACGGTTTTCAGAATGTGATTCATTCAAATAACACACAATAATTGAAGCATTGGGTGCAACAAGGGCGTATGTTGTAAAATAGAGTTTCGAGAAAAATGATAATGAAAGTTGTAATGccttacattattttaatacttataatttgaCTTACATTTACTGTATAATTTCTTAGACCCATGATTTAGCAAAAAGATGAAggtattatgattattttgaaaaaatcagaaatatcataaaatcaattttttttaacttgtgTTATCCGCCCTTGTTGCACCCAACTGGTAAAACAGATAGGACGTTAATTTTGCTATTGATTTTgcgttgaaaataaaataagaaatgtaagttaatgtgtatttattacAACCACCGTTCAAATATTCAACTTAATCATTTTTTCTGACTTTCGTGGTTTTAATCAGATTCATCAAAATCGACTTTTCTACTACTCTTAACTATTCTTAACCGTTTTTCCGAGATTTTTAGTAGCGACAGTAATTAACTTTCTGCAAATGTTTATCTTTAATCCGTCTACTGTTAAAAAGTATTTCCATTATCTCGTTTCAACTTATCAGGCCCAACATTTTCTCTCAACTTTAACACTTTTTCTAAACACGACATTATGAGGGTATCTTGCTGCGCATTGTCACCTATGTTTcaaaagttacaaaaaaatcttctCTGTGCATTTTTTTGGAACAACACGTGGTAATATGTTTACAAACTTTTCTAGGCTTCCTTCCTTGAGCTGATGTATATTCTTCACCAAAACTTCTCTAACTTTCGgcacgtttttttttcacatgTTTTCATTCTTCACCTTCTTTCTTCCCCTTTTTTTGAGGGGCTCATGTTCGCTCTGGTCAGCATCTGATCTTAAGTCACTTGAATCACTCGTTTCAATCATTTTTTACACAATAAGTTTTTACAAACTGCAGACAGGTCGTAAAGGGTTCGAATTTAAACGCACTTTTGATATCTATGCAATAAGGGCGTAGTGCCACCTTTGACATTATTGATTCTCACGCCATCAAAAAGCGGCTGATCTAAACAAGTTTTCGGGATACGAAACTAGATGGCTCTGTGCATGTTTTGATGTAATAACATCAAAACGGACTTTGGGTACCGAACGCCCTTGTTGCTCCCAATGCTTCAATTAATTGTTCATTAGATTTGCATAAATAGAAGCGGCCTTAGCGGCTCAAGATATTAATATGGTATTTCCTCGATTTAACCACAAACTCGAAAACCCATGAAGGTtgcttgtttattattttacaggtACAAGTTTGTCTATTTAGATACTGTAAACTATTTGTATGTAGTGAATTTGATTGTAACTGATTacttataataagtaataatcaACGCTGGACTACACGTCTAGCTGAAGATTTGATTTAGTGTTGAAaatgttttgtatatttaatgaGAATTTTCTGCCATTCTTGTTTGCTTTTATATTACGTTGTATGAcgctacaaatattatattatttttacaacttaCCTTTATTTATCAAGAACTTAAAAGTTGAAACGGCTTATACCAAAAAACAGTAATACTGACATaggtttattaaataaagttggCTTAAAAAGCTGTTTTAATCTCAaatgaagataaaaatataataataatgactgtttattaaattcttaattaattcttaaagTCCACTTGACTGTGTATGGTTAATATTcaattgattgttttttttttctttctttgcACAAAAGCTCTGATATCGTACTCTATCGTAATCGTATCAACAACAGTAATGTCACAGTAATattgtcatattatattttcgtggttttattatttatattttatactaccGTTGAACGAACAGATTTGTAgtctacaaataaatatacggAAGACTGGCAACTAACTCTGAAAAGCTTGAAATTGTGCCAGTATTTCGAATCAAGGGCTATATTTatgataaacatttattatagtattaaaataactgttataaaatatatttaaactatgtttcatcattaaaattttaataccatCTAAGTATATGGCGTTCAGTTGGTATAAAAATCCGACACTTTTGAAGCTAAATATGAATAAAGAGCACCTCGGAAATGATAAGAATAAACGCTTATTACTCGGGATCACGGTAAATCTCTGCAACTACTCGATAGTAAACCGCAACAATAAATACGGACAAACTGTTTCCcgttatattaatatagaggGAATTCCTCAACAAATCCAAATATAGTTTTCCTATGTGTGAGGTATATATTTGATGGTTTCTGTATGTGGGGTCACTTTGTCGACAGGCGCTCAAGGCGATGCTGTGACATGATCTTCTATGGAAGATGACAAGGGGATTGAACGACAGAGAAAATGGCTCCACACGCGGAGGATTGCGAAGAggttatttatgtttatttttttgccaatattattttactctaTGATAAAATCCGATTATCGGTTCATGTTATTCTGtattcacattcaaattatttgGTTAAcagttgaaattaatttaattaaaactagaaaaaaaaatgtttatattatccAAAATATTcacatgtaggtatataaatagaaTGTAGAGTCTTAattttgtgattattttttcgcTTTAACCCATTTCTTTCTTGATCTCAgctcatataatatgttttatgtgtcATTGCTATCTATAGAATTGTAACAACCCTGTTACACATGTTATTCCTAAACTAACTTTACGATCTTTCTTTTTATGAACATATATGCTAAATTAGTTTACTCGATCTACAGGAGGAGCGATTAAACGGGGAGAATTATCAGCCTGTGCCGGTACATCAGGGGAGGAGGATACTGCCAGACGACAATGCTCCCGCACAGGCATGGATCGAAAACGAAGATTCGCCGCAAGGACTCGATAGCAGGACCAACAGTCCTGGTGAAAATCGCCGCCTTCTTGGACATAAGCCGATCCACAAATCCACGACAAGGCTTCAAGCAGGATTAACTTTGGGAGTATGGAAGCAATCGAAATGCTCCTTAAGCGCTAAGAGCGTGAAGATAAAGCCCAGAGTCAAGAGCAAATTCGAGAAAAGAAAGGAGAAGATCGTAGAAGCTCTCCGGCCGCCGTATTTCATCATCAGCATGATCATATTTATAGTAAGTTCAGGTAGTTCTACAATTTTCTTCATGATAATGAATGAAATGTTGATATAAACTTATGAAAGGAGTTGGCTAAAaactaaattgtatatttCCCTTCAGGTATTGCTGCATCTTTGTGGACCGGAAGAATGGCGCGCGCATTTGGAGTGGTCTCCCGGCGCCTGGTGGCGGGAGCCCTGGAGGCTGATCACGTACGGCTGTGTACACGCTAGTACCGGCCACCTGGCACTCAACGCACTTGTTGCTTTAGCTGTAAGTTTCATGTTCAATTTTACCTTGCATATTTATGCTCTACGTAGAACAAGACAAACTCATTCCGCTTAAAAACATGTTACGTATTTCTATTGAAATcttaaactaatttaaatcaaaatcaatagatat
This is a stretch of genomic DNA from Colias croceus chromosome 4, ilColCroc2.1. It encodes these proteins:
- the LOC123691268 gene encoding rhomboid-related protein 1-like — protein: MAPHAEDCEEEERLNGENYQPVPVHQGRRILPDDNAPAQAWIENEDSPQGLDSRTNSPGENRRLLGHKPIHKSTTRLQAGLTLGVWKQSKCSLSAKSVKIKPRVKSKFEKRKEKIVEALRPPYFIISMIIFIVLLHLCGPEEWRAHLEWSPGAWWREPWRLITYGCVHASTGHLALNALVALAVGWRLEREQGWMRVALVWGGGVAAGALGAGALQPRVRVVGASAAVYALLTAHLPNVCLRFGHIPLWWFRPLSVVVLGASEVCWAFIRVSEGNASSNHVAWAAHALGAAVGVPLGFLVFNGENSTRKNMLWCRIVSSFIMTVGVLAAICHYLFWYDVDHYT